In Thermococcus chitonophagus, the genomic stretch GTTAGCCTCCTCAAGGATTTTGTCTTTTGCATGGCCTTCCACTATCTTAAAAGAGCAGTTTATTCCCTCCCTCTGGCCTATCTCAAGGAGCGTTGTTATTACCTCCTTGACGCTCTTCTTCATGTCCTTCCATATTGTTTCCTCGAACTCTTTTATTTTCTCTAGGCTCTCGCTTCTCATGCTCAGGTGAAATGCTAGGGCTTTTGCCTCTCTTCTATCAAGGACCGAAAACAGAGTTACCTTCCCATTCTTCCTTTTCGCGACTGAGAACGCATACAGCGCAGCCTTCTGACTCCACTTACTTCCATCTACGAGTACGAGGATCTTCATGCTCATATTATCACCCGTACCTCGCTATAAGGATTAAAGAGCCAGCTCCAACTGTTATCAGCATTATTATCATACCGACCTTAAGGAAGTCCTTAAATGTTATCCTTATTCCCTCCCTGTAAGCTATACCCAAGACGACTATGTTGGCACTCGCCCCTATCGCCGTCCCATTTCCACCGAGGCACGCTCCTAGGCTTAATGCCCACCAGAGTGGATAGGTGTCTAGGGTAGATCCCATGCTTTTTATCAAGGGAATCATAGTCGCCGTGA encodes the following:
- a CDS encoding universal stress protein; the protein is MKILVLVDGSKWSQKAALYAFSVAKRKNGKVTLFSVLDRREAKALAFHLSMRSESLEKIKEFEETIWKDMKKSVKEVITTLLEIGQREGINCSFKIVEGHAKDKILEEANSGNYDMVVMGAYGKSGKTRIGSLLEDVVGQIRIPVMIVR